From a region of the Odoribacter splanchnicus DSM 20712 genome:
- a CDS encoding DUF5606 family protein — MLKEILSISGKPGLQKLISNSSNAIIVESLIDGKRFPAYSNSKIIALEDISIYTEAEDMPLKEVFKRISAKENGKSALSHKEPTEKILAYFEEIVPEYDKERVYVSDMKKIIQWYNLLTEKGMLDLDEEAKEEEKKEA; from the coding sequence ATGTTAAAAGAAATTTTATCCATTTCAGGAAAGCCTGGTTTACAAAAACTGATCAGTAATTCTTCTAATGCCATTATCGTCGAATCACTTATCGATGGCAAGCGTTTCCCCGCCTATTCAAATTCAAAAATTATTGCACTGGAAGATATCTCTATTTATACTGAGGCTGAAGATATGCCTTTGAAAGAAGTTTTCAAACGCATTTCTGCTAAAGAAAATGGAAAATCTGCACTGAGTCACAAAGAACCTACTGAAAAAATTCTGGCTTATTTCGAAGAGATCGTTCCGGAATATGATAAGGAACGGGTATATGTCTCGGATATGAAAAAAATCATTCAGTGGTACAACCTGCTCACCGAGAAGGGAATGCTGGACCTGGATGAAGAAGCCAAAGAAGAAGAGAAAAAAGAAGCATAA